From Streptomyces durmitorensis, a single genomic window includes:
- a CDS encoding TatD family hydrolase, whose product MPSDAKNAAPPLPEPLRVPVADSHTHLDMQSGTVDEGLAKAAAVGVTTVVQVGCDVRGSRWAAQTAAAYESVHATVALHPNEAPRIVLGDPDGWSRQGAREAGGEGALDAALAEIDKLAALPQVKGVGETGLDYFRTGPEGKAAQERSFRAHIEIAKRHGKALVIHDREAHEDVLRVLKEEGAPERTVFHCYSGDAAMAQVCAENGYFMSFAGNMTFKNAQGLRDALAVAPLELVLVETDAPFLTPAPYRGRPNAPYLIPVTLRAMAEVRGIGEDAMAEATSVNTARAFDY is encoded by the coding sequence ATGCCTTCCGACGCCAAGAACGCCGCGCCGCCGCTGCCCGAACCCCTGCGGGTTCCGGTCGCCGACTCCCACACCCACCTCGACATGCAGTCGGGGACGGTGGACGAGGGGCTCGCCAAGGCCGCGGCGGTGGGCGTGACGACGGTCGTCCAGGTGGGCTGCGACGTGCGGGGCTCGCGCTGGGCCGCCCAGACGGCCGCCGCGTACGAGAGCGTGCACGCCACCGTCGCCCTGCATCCCAACGAGGCGCCGCGCATCGTGCTCGGCGACCCCGACGGCTGGTCCCGGCAGGGGGCGCGCGAGGCGGGCGGCGAGGGCGCGCTCGACGCCGCGCTCGCCGAGATCGACAAGCTCGCCGCGTTGCCGCAGGTCAAGGGCGTGGGCGAGACCGGGCTCGACTACTTCCGCACAGGACCCGAGGGCAAGGCCGCCCAGGAGCGGTCCTTCCGCGCCCACATCGAGATCGCCAAGCGGCACGGCAAGGCCCTGGTCATCCACGATCGCGAGGCGCACGAGGATGTGCTGCGGGTCCTGAAGGAGGAGGGCGCTCCGGAGCGCACCGTCTTCCACTGCTACTCGGGCGACGCGGCGATGGCCCAAGTGTGCGCGGAGAACGGCTACTTCATGTCCTTCGCGGGCAACATGACGTTCAAGAACGCGCAGGGACTGCGGGACGCGCTGGCCGTCGCCCCGCTGGAGCTCGTGCTCGTGGAGACGGACGCGCCCTTCCTCACGCCCGCTCCCTACCGCGGACGGCCTAACGCGCCGTATCTCATTCCGGTCACATTGCGGGCCATGGCCGAGGTGCGCGGTATCGGCGAGGACGCCATGGCCGAGGCGACCTCGGTCAATACGGCGCGCGCATTTGATTACTGA
- the rsmI gene encoding 16S rRNA (cytidine(1402)-2'-O)-methyltransferase encodes MTGSADSPGNPSPGNTSPGTLVLAGTPIGDVADAPPRLATELESADVVAAEDTRRLRRLTQALGVQVGGRVVSYFEGNETARTPELVEALVGGARVLLVTDAGMPSVSDPGYRLVAAAVEKDIRVTAVPGPSAVLTALALSGLPVDRFCFEGFLPRKAGERLSRLREVAEDRRTLVYFEAPHRIDDTLVAMAEAFGDERRAAVCRELTKTYEEVKRGSLKDLAEWAADGVRGEITVVVEGAPEKSPGDLGPEELVRRVRVREEAGERRKEAIAAVAADAGVPKRDVFDAVVAAKNAAQAAPSDGKGLS; translated from the coding sequence GTGACAGGAAGCGCTGATTCCCCCGGAAACCCGTCCCCCGGAAACACCTCCCCCGGAACCCTCGTCCTCGCGGGCACGCCCATCGGCGACGTCGCGGACGCCCCGCCGCGGCTCGCCACCGAGCTGGAATCGGCCGATGTGGTGGCCGCCGAAGACACCCGGCGGCTGCGCAGGCTCACCCAGGCGCTCGGCGTGCAGGTGGGCGGGCGGGTCGTCTCGTACTTCGAGGGCAACGAGACCGCGCGCACGCCCGAGCTCGTCGAGGCGCTGGTCGGCGGTGCGCGGGTGCTGCTCGTGACCGACGCGGGGATGCCGTCGGTCTCCGACCCCGGGTACCGGCTCGTCGCCGCGGCCGTGGAGAAGGACATCCGGGTCACCGCCGTGCCCGGCCCGTCCGCCGTGCTCACCGCGCTCGCGCTCTCGGGGCTTCCGGTGGACCGCTTCTGCTTCGAGGGCTTCCTGCCGCGCAAGGCGGGCGAGCGGCTCTCGCGGCTGCGCGAGGTGGCCGAGGACCGTCGCACTCTCGTCTACTTCGAGGCACCGCACCGGATCGACGACACCCTCGTCGCGATGGCTGAGGCGTTCGGCGACGAGCGCAGGGCGGCGGTCTGCCGCGAGCTGACCAAGACGTACGAAGAGGTCAAGCGCGGTTCGCTGAAGGACCTCGCGGAGTGGGCGGCCGACGGCGTACGCGGTGAGATCACCGTCGTCGTCGAGGGCGCACCCGAGAAAAGCCCAGGTGACCTGGGTCCGGAGGAGCTGGTGCGCAGGGTGCGGGTGCGCGAGGAGGCGGGGGAGCGACGCAAGGAGGCGATCGCCGCCGTCGCGGCCGATGCGGGGGTACCCAAGCGCGACGTGTTCGATGCGGTCGTGGCGGCAAAGAACGCGGCTCAGGCCGCCCCATCGGACGGCAAAGGACTATCGTAA
- a CDS encoding dolichyl-phosphate-mannose--protein mannosyltransferase, translating into MTSTASSPDTRQSQAAEEQQPSWQHRLRRFGYVARTTGPTPDVRARLVPAYTEPSPRLWASIGMPRSYADQLVRWSGWIGPLLITLVAGITRFWNLGNPKAVIFDETYYAKDAWALIHRGFEVNWPEKVNDTVLEQGSNVTIPTDAAYVVHPPVGKYVIGIGEWIFGFDPFGWRFMTAVLGTLSVLMLCRIGRRLFRSTFLGCLAGALLAVDGLHFVMSRTALLDQVLMFFVLAAFGCFLIDRDKAREKLAAALPKDEDGIVRPDVYVAENLRLGWRPWRWAAGLCLGLAFGTKWNGLYIMVFFCLMTVLWDVGGRRVAGAVRPYRAVLKRDVFPAFVSTVPVAIGTYVLSWLGWILSPTDGTGGYYRNWAATDGKGGSWTILPDWLRSLWHYEHAVYDFHVGLSSPHTYQSNPWSWIVDGRPVSYFYESPLPGKDGCPAGTAEKCAREVLALGTPMLWWAGAFALLYVLWRWVFRRDWRAGAIVCGIAAGYLPWFMYQERTIFFFYAVVFVPFLCLAVAMMIGAILGPPGSSERRRVVGAAASGVLVLLILWNFIWFWPIYTGQAIPIDSWRARMLLDTWV; encoded by the coding sequence GTGACCAGTACCGCGTCTTCCCCGGACACCCGCCAAAGCCAGGCAGCCGAGGAGCAGCAGCCGTCGTGGCAGCACAGGCTGCGCCGCTTCGGTTACGTGGCGCGCACCACCGGGCCCACTCCCGATGTCCGGGCCCGGCTCGTGCCCGCGTACACCGAACCGAGCCCCCGGCTGTGGGCGTCGATCGGCATGCCCAGGAGCTACGCCGATCAACTGGTCCGGTGGTCCGGCTGGATCGGCCCGCTGCTGATCACGCTCGTCGCGGGGATCACCCGGTTCTGGAATCTCGGCAACCCGAAGGCCGTGATATTCGACGAGACGTATTACGCGAAGGACGCCTGGGCGCTGATCCACCGGGGCTTCGAGGTCAACTGGCCCGAGAAGGTCAACGACACCGTCCTGGAGCAGGGATCGAACGTCACGATCCCCACGGACGCCGCGTACGTGGTGCATCCGCCGGTCGGCAAGTACGTCATCGGCATCGGCGAGTGGATCTTCGGCTTCGATCCCTTCGGCTGGCGCTTCATGACGGCGGTGCTCGGCACCCTGTCGGTCCTGATGCTGTGCAGGATCGGGCGGCGGCTCTTCCGCTCGACGTTCCTGGGCTGTCTGGCGGGCGCGCTGCTCGCGGTGGACGGTCTGCATTTCGTGATGAGCCGCACCGCGCTGCTCGACCAGGTCCTGATGTTCTTCGTGCTCGCCGCGTTCGGCTGCTTCCTGATCGACCGGGACAAGGCGCGGGAGAAACTCGCGGCCGCGCTGCCCAAGGACGAGGACGGGATCGTCCGCCCGGACGTGTACGTCGCCGAGAACCTGCGCCTTGGCTGGCGGCCCTGGCGCTGGGCTGCCGGTCTCTGCCTGGGCCTGGCCTTCGGGACCAAGTGGAACGGCCTGTACATCATGGTCTTCTTCTGCTTGATGACCGTCCTGTGGGACGTGGGCGGCCGTCGCGTCGCCGGGGCCGTGCGCCCCTACCGCGCGGTCCTGAAGCGGGACGTGTTCCCGGCGTTCGTCTCGACGGTGCCGGTCGCGATCGGCACGTACGTCCTGTCCTGGCTCGGCTGGATCCTCTCCCCGACCGACGGCACGGGCGGCTACTACCGCAACTGGGCGGCCACGGACGGCAAGGGCGGCTCCTGGACGATCCTGCCGGACTGGCTGCGCAGCCTGTGGCACTACGAACACGCGGTGTACGACTTCCACGTGGGGCTCTCCTCGCCGCACACGTACCAGTCGAACCCGTGGAGCTGGATCGTCGACGGCCGCCCCGTCTCGTACTTCTACGAGTCGCCGCTGCCCGGCAAGGACGGCTGCCCCGCAGGCACCGCCGAGAAGTGCGCCCGCGAGGTCCTCGCGCTCGGCACTCCGATGCTGTGGTGGGCGGGGGCGTTCGCGCTGCTCTACGTGCTGTGGCGGTGGGTGTTCCGCCGTGACTGGCGCGCGGGGGCGATCGTGTGCGGGATCGCGGCGGGTTATCTGCCGTGGTTCATGTACCAGGAGCGGACGATCTTCTTCTTCTACGCCGTCGTCTTCGTGCCGTTCCTCTGCCTCGCGGTGGCGATGATGATCGGCGCGATCCTGGGCCCGCCCGGCTCCAGCGAACGGCGGCGGGTCGTGGGCGCCGCGGCATCGGGCGTCCTGGTGCTCCTGATCCTCTGGAACTTCATCTGGTTCTGGCCCATTTACACCGGCCAGGCCATTCCCATCGACTCCTGGCGGGCCCGCATGCTCCTGGACACGTGGGTCTAG
- a CDS encoding resuscitation-promoting factor, with protein sequence MSHAPQYETSYGGGTTYEPEPEPGLWPEQELDAGDYFPRQATGAVPDGGRAEARRAARRKKTKPRSSSPRSGGRSKGSSPSAGRPDTFRRLLPQALVVAFLAGGTSAFVANDKAVRLSVDGESRTLHTFADDVGELLEDEGVDFGTHDIVAPTASTALASGDEIAVRYGRPVKLTLDGQRREVWTTARTVDGALRQLGVRAEGAYLSASRSKRIERDGLDLDVRTERTVTIMADGRERTIRTNAATVREAVAESGITLNGQDTTSVAPGSFPRDGQTVTVMRISGRKEVREEPIPFDVQRTDDPSLFAGTEVVERQGHQGTRRVTYALRTVNGVKQKPRRVRSEVVREPQTQIVKVGTKQLPNSVSGADGLNWGSLAHCESGGRPNAVDASGTYGGLYQFDTRTWQGLGGSGRPQDAPAEEQTFRAKKLYVQRGASPWPHCGGRL encoded by the coding sequence GTGAGTCATGCGCCGCAGTACGAGACGTCTTATGGGGGCGGCACGACCTATGAGCCGGAGCCGGAGCCTGGGCTGTGGCCTGAGCAGGAGCTTGATGCCGGGGACTACTTCCCCCGGCAGGCCACCGGGGCCGTGCCCGACGGAGGGCGGGCCGAGGCGCGGCGGGCCGCCCGGCGGAAGAAGACGAAGCCGCGGTCGTCGAGCCCGCGGTCGGGCGGGCGGTCGAAGGGCTCGTCCCCTTCCGCCGGGCGGCCCGATACGTTCCGGCGGCTGCTGCCGCAGGCGCTGGTCGTCGCCTTCCTCGCGGGCGGTACCTCCGCCTTCGTCGCCAACGACAAGGCCGTGCGGCTGAGCGTCGACGGCGAGTCGCGGACCCTGCACACCTTCGCGGACGACGTGGGGGAGCTGCTCGAGGACGAAGGCGTGGACTTCGGCACGCACGACATCGTGGCGCCGACCGCGAGCACGGCCCTGGCCAGCGGCGACGAGATCGCCGTCCGCTACGGTCGGCCGGTCAAGCTCACCCTCGACGGGCAGCGGCGCGAGGTGTGGACGACGGCGCGCACGGTGGACGGCGCGCTGCGGCAGCTCGGGGTGCGGGCCGAGGGCGCCTATCTGTCGGCCTCGCGGAGCAAGCGGATCGAGCGGGACGGTCTTGATCTCGACGTACGGACCGAGCGCACCGTGACGATCATGGCGGACGGGCGTGAGCGGACCATCCGTACGAACGCGGCGACGGTGCGGGAGGCGGTCGCGGAGTCCGGGATCACCCTGAACGGCCAGGACACGACGTCCGTCGCGCCCGGCAGCTTCCCGCGCGACGGGCAGACGGTCACCGTCATGCGGATCTCCGGGCGCAAGGAGGTGCGGGAGGAGCCGATCCCGTTCGACGTGCAACGGACGGACGATCCGTCGCTGTTCGCCGGTACGGAGGTCGTGGAGCGGCAGGGCCACCAGGGGACCCGGCGGGTCACGTACGCGCTGCGGACGGTCAACGGCGTCAAGCAGAAGCCGCGGCGGGTGCGGTCGGAGGTGGTGCGGGAGCCGCAGACGCAGATCGTGAAGGTGGGGACGAAGCAGCTGCCGAATTCGGTGTCGGGCGCGGACGGCCTGAACTGGGGCTCGCTGGCGCACTGCGAGTCGGGCGGCCGCCCGAACGCGGTGGACGCGTCGGGGACGTACGGGGGCCTGTACCAGTTCGATACGCGGACGTGGCAGGGCCTTGGCGGGTCGGGTCGCCCGCAGGACGCTCCGGCGGAGGAACAGACGTTCCGCGCGAAGAAGCTGTACGTGCAGCGGGGGGCCAGTCCTTGGCCGCATTGTGGGGGGCGGTTGTAG